Proteins encoded by one window of Dioscorea cayenensis subsp. rotundata cultivar TDr96_F1 chromosome 6, TDr96_F1_v2_PseudoChromosome.rev07_lg8_w22 25.fasta, whole genome shotgun sequence:
- the LOC120263327 gene encoding CTL-like protein DDB_G0274487 isoform X2, whose protein sequence is MSDSSASTTSIGEEEDGGRGGSETSSGEPERAAESGRRWRDVFWLFVFLVHLLAFGFALGLLGMNRFQGPDRLNIDRYRNITGWGGGNRTVEFGDRTVGHVRVDLTETFWPLYGLAGGVGTALAWAWLVLLGSRANQMMKLSVHILTTYLAVVSVLCFWGEHFFWGVAFAVGAGLQFLYVMSVMDRIPFTMLVLQKAVKMVWELPEVMRVAYAFVFVMLCWLVIWTFGVAGTISLSADDGARWWLLLVFSVSLFWTGAVLCNTVHAIVSGMVFLVLIHGGQGAPSMPPKPLLKALQYALTTSFGSICYGSLFTAAIRTLRWEIRGVRSKIGNNECLLCCVDFLFHLVETLVRFFNKYAYVQIAVNGKGFNHSARDAWELFQSTGVEALVAYDCSGAVLLMGSILGGLITGTCTAIWTHFKRDDRVIMVGTTSMLIGMILVGLAVVVIEGAVTSIYICYAEDPSLIQRWDDEFYNQMAEALHQRLQYRSARAGRVTRLDQIPDTPSPV, encoded by the exons ATGAGCGATTCCTCCGCATCGACGACATCAATCGGCGAAGAAGAG GATGGAGGCCGGGGAGGTAGCGAGACGTCCTCCGGTGAGCCGGAGCGGGCGGCGGAATCAGGGCGGCGCTGGCGCGACGTGTTCTGGCTCTTCGTGTTTCTTGTCCATCTTCTTGCCTTCGGCTTCGCGCTGGGGCTTCTTGGGATGAATCGGTTCCAGGGGCCCGATCGGCTCAACATCGATCGGTATCGGAACATCACTGGCTGGGGCGGAGGCAATCGGACGGTGGAGTTTGGGGACCGAACTGTCGGCCATGTGCGGGTTGACCTGACGGAGACGTTCTGGCCACTCTATGGGCTCGCCGGCGGCGTGGGGACGGCGCTGGCGTGGGCTTGGTTGGTGCTGTTGGGTTCTAGGGCAAATCAGATGATGAAGCTTTCTGTGCATATCTTGACGACTTATCTTGCGGTGGTGAGCGTGTTGTGCTTCTGGGGCGAGCACTTCTTTTGGGGCGTCGCGTTCGCTGTTGGAGCTGGGCTGCAGTTCTTGTATGTCATGTCCGTCATGGATCG GATCCCCTTTACAATGCTTGTGTTGCAAAAGGCTGTGAAGATGGTATGGGAACTACCTGAGGTGATGAGAGTGGCCTATGCCTTTGTGTTTGTCATGCTTTGTTGGCTTGTGATATGGACATTTGGAGTAGCTGGCACAATATCTTTAAGCGCGGATGATGGTGCACGCTGGTGGCTTCTTCTG GTCTTTTCTGTCAGTTTATTTTGGACAGGAGCGGTGCTTTGCAACACAGTTCATGCGATAGTCTCTGGAATGGTGTTTCTTGTTCTTATCCATGGTGGTCAAGGAGCACCATCAATGCCTCCAAAGCCATTACTTAAGGCACTTCAATATGCTTTGACAACTTCTTTTGGTAGCATTTGTTATGGATCACTTTTCACAGCTGCTATCCGAACATTACGGTGGGAG ATCCGGGGAGTGCGATCAAAAATCGGCAACAATGAATGCTTGctttgttgtgttgattttttgtttcatCTGGTGGAGACACTAGTCcgttttttcaataaatatgcaTACGTGCAG ATAGCAGTCAATGGCAAAGGATTCAATCATTCGGCTAGAGATGCGTGGGAGTTGTTCCAGTCCACCGGAGTTGAAGCCCTTGTAGCCTATGATTGTTCGGGCGCCGTTTTACTGATGGGCAGTATTCTTGGGGGGCTTATTACTGGAACCTGCACAGCAATTTGGACTCATTTTAAGAGGGATGATAGAGTTATTATGGTTGGTACCACCTCCATGTTGATAGGAATGATCCTG GTGGGCCTGGCGGTGGTGGTGATTGAAGGTGCGGTAACATCAATATACATATGCTATGCAGAGGACCCGTCTCTAATCCAGAGATGGGATGATGAGTTCTACAACCAAATGGCGGAGGCTCTTCACCAGCGTTTGCAGTATCGCAGTGCAAGAGCCGGAAGAGTAACAAGATTGGATCAAATCCCAGATACACCATCCCcagtttga
- the LOC120263330 gene encoding membrane protein PM19L-like yields MRENGSRAFMGPLLFVNLVMYILVLGLAGWSIDKYIDRETHHHLGGNTSTGFLLIFALMAGAVGACSVLTGMLHLKAWRSDSLAGALSSALVSWALTALSCGLVCKQIILGNRGRRLRTLEAFIIILTLTQLMYLMLLYAGVMSTKSGSEFRNYNTEYGVIMTQRDPMDTGTPAATTSGV; encoded by the exons ATGAGGGAAAATGGAAGCAGAGCTTTCATGGGACCTCTCCTCTTTGTCAACCTGGTTATGTATATTCTTGTTCTTGGACTTGCAGGATGGTCTATTGACAAGTATATTGACAGAGAGACTCATCATC ATCTTGGTGGTAATACTTCAACTGGTTTTCTGCTAATCTTTGCTCTCATGGCTGGTGCTGTGGGTGCATGCTCAGTGCTTACTGGAATGCTTCACTTGAAGGCCTGGAGAAGTGATAGCTTGGCTGGAGCTCTTTCCTCTGCTTTGGTTTCTTGGGCTTTAACAGCTTTGTCCTGTGG GCTTGTATGCAAGCAAATCATACTGGGAAACAGAGGCAGGCGTTTG AGAACTTTGGAGGCATTTATCATAATATTGACATTAACTCAACTGATGTACTTAATGTTGCTTTATGCTGGGGTGATGAGTACTAAGAGTGGCTCTGAATTCAGGAATTACAACACTGAGTATGGAGTGATAATGACACAAAGGGATCCCATGGATACTGGAACACCTGCTGCTACTACTTCTGGAGTTTAA
- the LOC120263327 gene encoding CTL-like protein DDB_G0274487 isoform X1, producing the protein MSDSSASTTSIGEEEDGGRGGSETSSGEPERAAESGRRWRDVFWLFVFLVHLLAFGFALGLLGMNRFQGPDRLNIDRYRNITGWGGGNRTVEFGDRTVGHVRVDLTETFWPLYGLAGGVGTALAWAWLVLLGSRANQMMKLSVHILTTYLAVVSVLCFWGEHFFWGVAFAVGAGLQFLYVMSVMDRIPFTMLVLQKAVKMVWELPEVMRVAYAFVFVMLCWLVIWTFGVAGTISLSADDGARWWLLLVFSVSLFWTGAVLCNTVHAIVSGMVFLVLIHGGQGAPSMPPKPLLKALQYALTTSFGSICYGSLFTAAIRTLRWEIRGVRSKIGNNECLLCCVDFLFHLVETLVRFFNKYAYVQSITTSSEYTNLYLNYLPLLDFPNKLIAVNGKGFNHSARDAWELFQSTGVEALVAYDCSGAVLLMGSILGGLITGTCTAIWTHFKRDDRVIMVGTTSMLIGMILVGLAVVVIEGAVTSIYICYAEDPSLIQRWDDEFYNQMAEALHQRLQYRSARAGRVTRLDQIPDTPSPV; encoded by the exons ATGAGCGATTCCTCCGCATCGACGACATCAATCGGCGAAGAAGAG GATGGAGGCCGGGGAGGTAGCGAGACGTCCTCCGGTGAGCCGGAGCGGGCGGCGGAATCAGGGCGGCGCTGGCGCGACGTGTTCTGGCTCTTCGTGTTTCTTGTCCATCTTCTTGCCTTCGGCTTCGCGCTGGGGCTTCTTGGGATGAATCGGTTCCAGGGGCCCGATCGGCTCAACATCGATCGGTATCGGAACATCACTGGCTGGGGCGGAGGCAATCGGACGGTGGAGTTTGGGGACCGAACTGTCGGCCATGTGCGGGTTGACCTGACGGAGACGTTCTGGCCACTCTATGGGCTCGCCGGCGGCGTGGGGACGGCGCTGGCGTGGGCTTGGTTGGTGCTGTTGGGTTCTAGGGCAAATCAGATGATGAAGCTTTCTGTGCATATCTTGACGACTTATCTTGCGGTGGTGAGCGTGTTGTGCTTCTGGGGCGAGCACTTCTTTTGGGGCGTCGCGTTCGCTGTTGGAGCTGGGCTGCAGTTCTTGTATGTCATGTCCGTCATGGATCG GATCCCCTTTACAATGCTTGTGTTGCAAAAGGCTGTGAAGATGGTATGGGAACTACCTGAGGTGATGAGAGTGGCCTATGCCTTTGTGTTTGTCATGCTTTGTTGGCTTGTGATATGGACATTTGGAGTAGCTGGCACAATATCTTTAAGCGCGGATGATGGTGCACGCTGGTGGCTTCTTCTG GTCTTTTCTGTCAGTTTATTTTGGACAGGAGCGGTGCTTTGCAACACAGTTCATGCGATAGTCTCTGGAATGGTGTTTCTTGTTCTTATCCATGGTGGTCAAGGAGCACCATCAATGCCTCCAAAGCCATTACTTAAGGCACTTCAATATGCTTTGACAACTTCTTTTGGTAGCATTTGTTATGGATCACTTTTCACAGCTGCTATCCGAACATTACGGTGGGAG ATCCGGGGAGTGCGATCAAAAATCGGCAACAATGAATGCTTGctttgttgtgttgattttttgtttcatCTGGTGGAGACACTAGTCcgttttttcaataaatatgcaTACGTGCAG TCTATAACAACATCTAGTGAATACACCAACCTTTACCTAAATTACTTGCCCCTTCTGGATTTCCCAAACAAACTG ATAGCAGTCAATGGCAAAGGATTCAATCATTCGGCTAGAGATGCGTGGGAGTTGTTCCAGTCCACCGGAGTTGAAGCCCTTGTAGCCTATGATTGTTCGGGCGCCGTTTTACTGATGGGCAGTATTCTTGGGGGGCTTATTACTGGAACCTGCACAGCAATTTGGACTCATTTTAAGAGGGATGATAGAGTTATTATGGTTGGTACCACCTCCATGTTGATAGGAATGATCCTG GTGGGCCTGGCGGTGGTGGTGATTGAAGGTGCGGTAACATCAATATACATATGCTATGCAGAGGACCCGTCTCTAATCCAGAGATGGGATGATGAGTTCTACAACCAAATGGCGGAGGCTCTTCACCAGCGTTTGCAGTATCGCAGTGCAAGAGCCGGAAGAGTAACAAGATTGGATCAAATCCCAGATACACCATCCCcagtttga
- the LOC120263958 gene encoding uncharacterized protein LOC120263958 — translation MALQEVYEGRYAEGKRSRGIEDYEDISQSPVHTPTPSVFTPNDSRQQSPTHETEDDDIMQVEPPSSQPRNPHTQSSSNEILRGLRDQDGHRRKRERKGKKPQDSSFNMDKYIAFRERENKEYLEVLKGTQVVEKHTIEDCMKVFNEMSGIFTEEEMFKATQIFIKDKSYRELFLCLQEDHKVPWLKMMFSKIE, via the exons ATGGCATTGCAGGAGGTTTATGAGG GGAGATATGCTGAAGGCAAACGATCTCGTGGtatagaagattatgaagatatcTCCCAATCACCAGTGCACACCCCAACtccaagtgtttttactccaaaCGATTCAAGGCAACAATCACCTACACACGAGACTGAGGATGATGATATCATGCAAGTGGAACCGCCTAGTTCTCAACCACGGAATCCTCACACtcaaagttcaagcaatgaaattCTACGGggactaagagatcaagatggacacagaagaaaaagggaacgAAAAGGGAAAAAGCCGCAAGATTCATCATTCAATATGGATAAATACATTGCATTTCGAGAGCGCGAGAACAAAGAATATCTTGAAGTTCTCAAGGGCACTCAAGTTGTGGAGAAACACACAATAGAAGATTGCATGAAGGTGTTTAATGAAATGAGTGGCATTTTCACTGAAGAAGAAATGTTCAAAGCTacccaaattttcattaaagataAGAGTTATCGTGAACTCTTCTTATGTCTTCAAGAAGATCATAAAGTGCCATGGCTCAAAATGATGTTCTCTAAAATTGAGTAG
- the LOC120263641 gene encoding uncharacterized protein LOC120263641, translating to MEPYIFQALVNRLREKSLLCNSKRTTVEEQLAMFMYTLAHNASNRDVQERFQHSAETVSRYFSKVLKAVNRLAREYIEPPSTLTSPVIQNTRKFFPYFKKQEANVITECYGWEGSASDARILQRSIEQGFEVPRGKYYLVDAGYANTPNFIAPYRGVRYHLQEQGRAQTRPSNYKELFNLRHASLQNHVERIIGILKMRFPILKVATFHQIESQTDIVVAACMLHNFIRIHNGTDAVEDFDNEAEETIVPNGDESYGEDVETMNFERTAGARKRDEIAMQMWNDYCSYRRA from the exons atggagccttatatatttcaagcactgGTTAATCGTTTAAGAGAAAAATCCCTCCTCTGCAACTCAAAACGGACAACAGTCGAGGAGCAACTAGCAATGTTCATGTATACTCTAGCTCATAATGCTAGTAACCGTGATGTGCAAgagcgatttcaacattctgcaGAAACGGTTAGTCGATATTTTAGTAAAGTACTTAAAGCTGTTAATCGACTTGCTCGTGAATATATAGAACCTCCATCGACACTGACATCACCGGTTATTCAGAATACCCGaaaatttttcccatatttcaag AAACAGGAAGCAAACGTTATCACAGAATGTTatggttgggaaggttctgctTCCGACGCTAGGATTCTCCAACGTTCGATTGAACAAGGTTTTGAAGTCCCACGGGGTAAATATTATCTAGTAGACGCTGGATATGCTAATACTCCGAACTTTATTGCTCCATATAGAGGTGTCCGTTATCATTTGCAGGAACAAGGTCGAGCGCAAACTAGACCGAGCAATTataaagaactatttaatttgcgACATGCGTCATTACAGAATCATGTTGAACGCATTATCGGCATTTTGAAGATGAGGTTCCCAATCCTTAAAGTAGCAACTTTCCACCAAATAGAATCTCAAACTGATATAGTGGTTGCTGCTTGTATGTTGCATAACTTCATCCGTATACATAACGGTACAGATGCTGTTGAGGATTTCGATAATGAAGCCGAAGAAACTATTGTTCCTAATGGAGATGAGTCATACGGAGAGGATGTTGAAACCATGAACTTTGAGCGAACTGCAGGTGCtcgtaaaagagatgaaatagcaatgcaaatgtggaatgattattgTAGCTACCGCCGAGCTTGA
- the LOC120263328 gene encoding ultraviolet-B receptor UVR8-like, whose product MATSDAVVLAWGSGEDGQLGMGDWEEKDWACSIKGLESKNITAAVAGSRNSLAISENGHLYTWGWNQRGTLGHPQETKTESVPSLVKALADVKIVQAAVDGWHCLAVDDQGRAYAWGGNEYGQCGEEPERKEDGSKALRRDIAIPQRCAPKLSVRQVAAGGTHSVVLTVEGHVWTWGQPWPPGDIKQISTPVRVQGLEQVRLIAVGAFHNLALLEDGVLWAWGNNEYGQLGTGDTQPRSQPIPVQGLSDLTLVDIAAGGWHSTALTEKGEVYAWGRGEHGRLGFGDDKSSKMVPQKVQLLAAEDIVQMSCGGTHSVALTRDGRMFSFGRGDHGRLGYGRKVTTGHPMEVPINLPVPKNSTAGGRWRAKFVACGGRHTLTVAEWVNE is encoded by the exons ATGGCGACCAGCGATGCTGTAGTCCTCGCATG GGGATCAGGGGAGGATGGGCAGCTGGGTATGGGGGACTGGGAGGAGAAGGACTGGGCCTGTAGCATTAAGGGCCTTGAGTCCAAGAACATCACTGCAGCAGTTGCTGGGAGCCGGAACTCCCTTGCCATCTCAGAGAATGGTCAT TTGTATACATGGGGATGGAACCAGAGGGGAACACTGGGCCACCCACAAGAGACTAAAACTGAGAGCGTCCCTAGCCTTGTCAAGGCCCTAGCTGATGTCAAGATTGTTCAG GCGGCAGTTGATGGTTGGCATTGCCTGGCGGTAGATGATCAAGGCCGAGCCTATGCTTGGG GCGGGAATGAGTATGGTCAATGTGGGGAGGAACCTGAGAGGAAGGAAGATGGTAGCAAGGCTCTAAGGAGAGATATTGCAATCCCTCAAAGATGCGCTCCAAAGCTTTCTGTGCGGCAG GTAGCAGCAGGTGGCACCCATTCGGTCGTGCTAACAGTGGAGGGGCATGTCTGGACCTGGGGCCAACCATGGCCCCCTGGAGATAT TAAACAAATATCAACTCCTGTGCGAGTACAAGGCCTTGAACAAGTGAGGCTGATTGCTGTTGGTGCATTTCACAATCTAGCACTCCTGGAGGATGGAGTTTTATGGGCATGGGGAAACAATGAGTATGGACAGTTGGGAACTGGAGATACTCAACCAAGGTCACAACCAATTCCTGTCCAAGGGCTATCTGATCTCACTTTG GTTGATATTGCTGCAGGTGGATGGCATTCTACAGCACTAACCGAAAAGGGGGAG GTCTATGCTTGGGGAAGAGGAGAACATGGGCGGCTTGGATTTGGAGATGACAAAAGCAGTAAAATGGTTCCCCAGAAGGTCCAGCTTCTAGCAGCAGAAGATATTGTTCAG ATGTCCTGTGGAGGCACACATTCAGTAGCGCTTACAAGAGATGGGAGAATGTTTTCA TTCGGTCGAGGAGATCATGGGCGCCTTGGGTACGGGAGAAAGGTGACAACTGGGCACCCGATGGAAGTTCCTATCAACCTACCAGTACCAAAGAACAGCACTGCAGGTGGCCGGTGGCGTGCAAAGTTTGTTGCATGCGGTGGCCGGCACACCTTGACAGTCGCAGAATGGGTAAATGAATAG